In Paenibacillus xylanilyticus, the genomic window ACAGATTTGTACACACAGCCCGCTTTATTCTTCCTCCCCGCTCTATATACCGCAGAGTGGGCTGAATTTCTTCAAAAGATATCTGTCCCGCATTAAATCCCCCTGTAGATAAGTAGTCAGACATTCTCCAAAATCTCGCAGCCTCAATAGAGCGTTTACCTACTTCTTCACCAGCATTATTAATAATATTTCGTTCAAAGACTTTAACCTTTGAGAAGAAGTTTTGATGTGCGGTGAAGGCCTTTTCCGGAATGACAAGTGCACCGATCTCCGTATACTTCTCTACTACAGCCATTAATTGATCTATCATATCTGATTCAAGAAGCATATCCGAATCAATAATTAGGATGTAGTCTGCACCTTCTCGCTGTGCCTCTTCTACGGCCGTAACTCTTGCAATTCCACGCTCCCCGTGTGGTAGATTCAGTACTCTGACATGATGCTTCCCGTGGAGGGCTACCTTATGAATCAATGATGCAGTTTCATCCGTAGAACCATCATCCGCTATGATAATATCGACATTTGAGTAAGATTGGTTTAGACAACTTTTTAAACACTCCTCAATACACTCCGCATTGTTATACGTAGAAAACACAATAGCTACTTTAGGTTTCATTACTCTTCTCCCCTCTACTCAAATGTTCTAACCATTCACCAAATTCCTGTCCAGTGTGGTCGAAGTGAAATTGTTTGGCAAATGTGTAAGCTTGCTGGCGAATGAACTCATATTCCTCAGGCTTGTCTATACTACGAACCATTTGTCTACTTAACGCTTCCACATCTCCATGACTAACGAGGTATCCACTACGCCCATAATCCACTGCATCCACAAGGCCTGGAGAGTTGCTCACTATACTTGGCGTTCCTACTGCAGCTGCCTCCGTAATGGTCAGCCCCCATCCCTCCCTTTGTGACGGAAAAACAAGCACCTGTGCACGGCTCATTAACTCTAGCTTACGTTCTTCTGTAACAAATCCGTGAAAAATCACATCCACATGATCATTCAATTGAGCCAAATCATCTGTTTCCGAATATTCCATTGCTCTCAATTTATAGCGTTCCATAATAGGTCTGAGTTCTAGATCAACATATTGGTGGTTAGTCTTTCCGGCAATCCATAACACAGCATTAGGGAATGTTGTTTTCAACTTACCAAAGGCTTCAAATACAAAATCAATACCTTTGTACTTCATAAAACGTCCAACATATAAGAAAGTAGGACGTGATCCTTTAGGTAACCAACTTTCACGTGGCCAGTGATCAAATTCAATCCCTTCTGGAATCACCTTTACATCATCCGGATCAAAGCCATGGCGTATTAGGTCATTACGAGTAGAAGCAGAGACCGTAATAGTTTGATCATACTTTGCCATACGAAGTAACATCGGTTCCAATACATAACCCAACAATCCTCTAATAATGTCCATATTCTGATACCAAATCTCTCGGGTGGTTTGATGAATAAAAAAAATCCTTTTGGATCGTGGCACCCACAGACGGGTAAAAAATTGATGTGTATTACATTGATTGATTACATAACTGATTTGTTTGTGATGTTTACGATAGAATTTTGCTGCGTGCAGGATAACACTCCATATATTCCCAGAACGTACATATAGGATTCCATCAATCTCTTGAATAGGTTGCGACCCTGGAAACTCAGGAGAAAAATGAACATATTGATATCGTTCTGAGGTTGAACGTTTCAGCATCTCATGAGTAAAAACCTCAGCTCCTCCTCTGCGAGGAGCAAGGATATCACGCCATGACAAGAGCAGCACCACCGGCTTTGTAAGCTCCATCTTC contains:
- a CDS encoding glycosyltransferase family 2 protein, producing the protein MKPKVAIVFSTYNNAECIEECLKSCLNQSYSNVDIIIADDGSTDETASLIHKVALHGKHHVRVLNLPHGERGIARVTAVEEAQREGADYILIIDSDMLLESDMIDQLMAVVEKYTEIGALVIPEKAFTAHQNFFSKVKVFERNIINNAGEEVGKRSIEAARFWRMSDYLSTGGFNAGQISFEEIQPTLRYIERGGRIKRAVCTNLYHDEKKVLLRELLAKKAYYFTAMDRTLASESEGLRKALERWYFFRPVLYRKDNMKQYVRHPLLTAGMLFMYGCLSLLGVYGIIKGRIGRQTPLVQTEKIK
- a CDS encoding glycosyltransferase family 4 protein, yielding MNLKMELTKPVVLLLSWRDILAPRRGGAEVFTHEMLKRSTSERYQYVHFSPEFPGSQPIQEIDGILYVRSGNIWSVILHAAKFYRKHHKQISYVINQCNTHQFFTRLWVPRSKRIFFIHQTTREIWYQNMDIIRGLLGYVLEPMLLRMAKYDQTITVSASTRNDLIRHGFDPDDVKVIPEGIEFDHWPRESWLPKGSRPTFLYVGRFMKYKGIDFVFEAFGKLKTTFPNAVLWIAGKTNHQYVDLELRPIMERYKLRAMEYSETDDLAQLNDHVDVIFHGFVTEERKLELMSRAQVLVFPSQREGWGLTITEAAAVGTPSIVSNSPGLVDAVDYGRSGYLVSHGDVEALSRQMVRSIDKPEEYEFIRQQAYTFAKQFHFDHTGQEFGEWLEHLSRGEKSNET